In the Oreochromis aureus strain Israel breed Guangdong linkage group 14, ZZ_aureus, whole genome shotgun sequence genome, one interval contains:
- the ca4b gene encoding carbonic anhydrase 4b, translating to MTVNVSRSKNASYVSGLRSPPVLWGLVSQTCNGRSQSPVNIVTSKVLPDERLTPFHFTGYKETFYGSLINTGHSVQLNLPSSIQIKGGNLDDEYKAIQFHLHWGKDGGRGSEHTIDGEKFPMEMHIVHIKEGYDSLAEASKDSTGVAVLGFFFQESESANEKYDHLISALKYISQPKTNVTLLGVSLDMFIPSEINRTKYFRYNGSLTTPDCAEAVVWTLFESTIPLSRNQLAAFNQLRFYDGQKMVNNYRPVQPLNGRQVYYSSGQLALVSSV from the exons ATGACCGTGAACGTCTCACGTTCTAAAAACGCGTCATACGTCTCTGGGCTACGTTCAC CTCCAGTGTTATGGGGGCTGGTTTCACAAACCTGCAATGGCAGATCTCAGTCTCCAGTTAATATTGTCACAAGTAAAGTGCTACCAGATGAACGCCTGACTCCTTTTCACTTCACCGGTTATAAAGAGACTTTTTATGGGAGCCTCATAAACACTGGCCACAGTG TTCAGCTAAATTTGCCTTCCAGTATACAAATCAAAGGAGGAAATCTGGATGATGAATACAAGGCAATTCAGTTTCACCTGCACTGGGGCAAAGATGGAGGACGTGGTTCTGAGCACACAATTGATGGAGAAAAGTTTCCAATGGAG ATGCATATCGTCCATATAAAAGAAGGGTATGACTCGTTAGCTGAGGCTTCAAAAGACAGTACGGGTGTGGCTGTTTTGGGATTTTTCTTTCAG GAGTCTGAGTCTGCAAATGAGAAGTATGATCATCTTATCAGTGCACTGAAATACATATCTCAACCTA AAACGAATGTGACGCTGCTGGGTGTCTCCCTGGACATGTTCATTCCTTCTGAAATTAACAGGACCAAGTACTTTCGCTACAACGGCTCCCTCACCACACCTGACTGTGCTGAAGCTGTGGTCTGGACCCTGTTTGAAAGCACTATTCCTCTCAGCAGGAATCAG CTCGCTGCTTTCAACCAACTTCGGTTTTATGATGGACAGAAAATGGTCAACAACTACAGACCGGTTCAGCCTTTGAATGGAAGACAGGTGTATTACTCCAGTGGCCAACTTGCTTTGGTTAGCTCTGTGTAA
- the si:ch211-105f12.2 gene encoding RIMS-binding protein 2-like, translated as METRLELDVLIYPDEVRIATPEDLRDWELETASQVSIPTVRLFVALYPYNPAAMSPNHETAAEELPFVPGQIIKVTGDKDADGFYHGESGGLSGYVPSNMVAEIPVDDEYLKHLLMQQGFLPVDHTGMSLTPDLSDVTSIPDSGVVRRMVALFDYDPWESSPNMDSEAELGFRSGDIIYVLGDMDQDGFYYGDLHGQRGLVPSNFLQLLPWD; from the exons ATGGAGACAAGGCTCGAGTTGGATGTTTTGATATACCCAGATGAAGTAAGGATCGCTACTCCGGAGGATCTCAGGGACTGGGAGCTGGAAACTGCGAGCCAAGTGTCCATACCCACCGTCCGGCTCTTTGTTGCACTTTACCCGTACAACCCGGCTGCCATGTCTCCAAACCACGAGACAGCTGCAGAAGAGCTGCCCTTTGTGCCAGGCCAGATCATCAAG GTTACTGGAGACAAAGACGCAGATGGGTTTTATCATGGTGAGTCTGGCGGGCTTTCTGGATATGTGCCAAGTAATATGGTGGCTGAGATCCCAGTGGATGATGAGTATCTGAAGCATCTACTCATGCAGCAGGGATTCCTCCCCGTGGACCACACAG GCATGTCTCTAACACCAGACCTGAGCGATGTCACCAGTATCCCTGACAGTGGGGTTGTTCGACGAATGGTAGCCTTATTTGACTATGATCCATGGGAAAGCTCACCCAACATGGACAGTGAA GCCGAACTCGGCTTTCGTTCGGGAGATATCATATAtgttttaggtgacatggatcaAGATGGGTTTTACTAT GGAGATCTTCACGGACAACGAGGTTTGGTTCCATCAAACTTTCTGCAGCTGTTACCCTGGGATTAG
- the ywhag2 gene encoding 14-3-3 protein gamma-B: MVDREQLVQKARLAEQAERYDDMAAAMKSVTELNEALSNEERNLLSVAYKNVVGARRSSWRVISSIEQKTSADGNEKKIEMVRAYREKIEKELEAVCQDVLNLLDNFLIKNCSDTQHESKVFYLKMKGDYYRYLAEVATGEKRATVVESSEKAYNEAHEISKEHMQPTHPIRLGLALNYSVFYYEIQNAPEQACHLAKTAFDDAIAELDTLNEDSYKDSTLIMQLLRDNLTLWTSDQQDDEGGEGNN, translated from the exons ATGGTCGATCGCGAGCAGCTGGTGCAGAAAGCCAGGCTGGCTGAACAGGCTGAGAGATATGATGACATGGCAGCTGCTATGAAATCG GTAACAGAGCTGAACGAAGCCCTGTCCAATGAGGAGAGGAACCTGCTGTCTGTGGCCTACAAGAACGTGGTGGGCGCCCGTCGCTCCTCCTGGAGGGTGATCTCCAGCATTGAGCAGAAGACCTCGGCTGACGGCAATGAGAAAAAGATTGAGATGGTGCGGGCCTACCGGGAGAAGATTGAGAAGGAGCTGGAGGCCGTGTGCCAGGATGTGCTCAACCTCCTGGACAACTTCCTGATCAAGAACTGCAGCGACACGCAGCACGAGAGCAAAGTGTTCTACCTGAAGATGAAGGGCGACTACTACCGATACCTGGCTGAGGTGGCCACAGGAGAGAAGAGGGCCACCGTGGTGGAGTCTTCGGAGAAGGCCTACAACGAGGCTCACGAGATCAGCAAAGAGCACATGCAGCCCACCCACCCCATCCGCCTGGGCTTAGCTCTCAACTACTCTGTGTTTTACTACGAGATTCAAAACGCCCCCGAGCAGGCCTGTCATCTGGCCAAGACCGCCTTCGACGACGCCATCGCTGAGCTCGACACCCTCAACGAGGACTCCTACAAAGACTCCACTCTCATCATGCAGCTGCTCCGAGACAACTTGACACTGTGGACAAGTGACCAGCAGGATGACGAGGGAGGGGAGGGcaacaattaa